The following coding sequences are from one Marinoscillum sp. 108 window:
- a CDS encoding NifU family protein: MTMETTVNPINIYTESNPNPNSLKFVVNFLLLPEGVSRDFPDRASTTEAPLAAELFDFPYVKRVFYMSNFITVTKDEGVDWHEVKGEVQNHIKSFLEAGKQILTEKEVEEDHKVLDGDTDIEAKIKGVLDEYIRPAVEMDGGAITFGSFEDGKVKVLLQGACSGCPSSTITLKAGIENLLKRMIPEVQEVEAEGV; encoded by the coding sequence ATGACTATGGAAACCACTGTAAATCCTATCAACATATATACTGAGTCTAACCCGAACCCAAACTCCTTGAAGTTTGTGGTGAATTTCCTGTTGCTCCCAGAGGGTGTAAGCCGGGACTTTCCGGACAGGGCCAGTACCACAGAGGCTCCATTGGCCGCCGAACTCTTTGATTTTCCCTATGTGAAGCGCGTGTTTTACATGAGCAACTTTATCACCGTGACCAAAGACGAAGGTGTAGACTGGCATGAAGTAAAAGGTGAGGTGCAAAACCACATCAAATCTTTTCTGGAGGCCGGAAAGCAAATTCTTACCGAAAAGGAAGTAGAAGAAGACCACAAAGTGTTGGATGGTGATACTGACATTGAAGCCAAGATCAAAGGAGTCCTGGACGAATACATCCGACCTGCAGTGGAAATGGATGGTGGTGCCATCACCTTTGGTTCCTTTGAAGATGGTAAAGTAAAAGTACTCCTTCAGGGTGCTTGCAGTGGATGCCCCTCATCCACTATCACTCTTAAAGCAGGGATAGAAAATCTACTGAAAAGAATGATACCCGAAGTGCAGGAAGTGGAGGCAGAAGGAGTTTAG
- a CDS encoding dicarboxylate/amino acid:cation symporter, whose product MKKLPLHVKIIIGLVLGIIWAFISSALGWNQFTIDWIDPFGQIFIRLLKFIAVPLVLFSIIDGVSGLNDTSKLGRMGAKTLGLYLVSTVTAITVGLLIVNFIAPGSHIDDAQRMKNRISYELWVQNTPGVEVKDGKNFLNDPAYADLVMEMSNGQELAAQQQTVEDKVALAKKQKEVPPLQFIVDMVPENIILSISDNKLMLQVIFFAIFFGITLAVVPNDKGAPVKNFISSINEVFLRMVDTIMAAAPFFVFALLAGVVAKMADSPAEVFQIFRGLGSYTITVLIGLGVMLFAFYPLVTSTFIKKISYKKFFKILSPAQFLAFSTSSSAATLPVTMECVEDGMGVSKNVSSFVLPIGATVNMDGTSLYLAIATVFLAQLHFVDLSLSQQLVIVLTATMGSIGTAAVPGASLVMLIIIIQTVGLNPAWIAIIFPVDRILDMTRTVANITGDATVATLIASSEGELRAED is encoded by the coding sequence ATGAAAAAACTTCCACTCCACGTAAAGATCATTATTGGGCTTGTTCTTGGCATTATCTGGGCCTTTATATCCAGCGCCCTTGGATGGAATCAGTTTACCATTGATTGGATTGATCCTTTTGGTCAGATCTTTATTCGTCTGCTGAAATTCATCGCGGTACCCCTGGTCCTTTTCTCCATTATAGATGGGGTATCAGGTCTGAATGACACCTCCAAACTGGGCCGAATGGGCGCTAAAACCCTGGGCCTATACCTGGTCTCCACGGTGACTGCCATTACGGTCGGCCTCCTTATCGTCAATTTCATTGCACCGGGCTCGCACATTGATGATGCCCAGCGGATGAAAAACAGAATCTCCTATGAGCTTTGGGTGCAAAATACCCCTGGTGTGGAAGTAAAAGATGGCAAGAACTTTCTCAATGATCCTGCCTATGCAGATCTGGTGATGGAGATGAGTAATGGACAAGAACTGGCCGCTCAGCAGCAAACGGTTGAGGACAAGGTAGCCCTCGCCAAAAAGCAAAAGGAGGTACCTCCATTGCAGTTCATTGTGGACATGGTACCTGAAAACATCATCCTGTCCATCTCAGACAATAAGCTGATGCTTCAGGTCATCTTCTTTGCCATTTTCTTCGGGATCACACTCGCAGTGGTCCCCAATGACAAAGGGGCTCCTGTAAAAAACTTCATTTCCTCGATCAACGAGGTGTTTCTGAGAATGGTGGACACCATCATGGCAGCGGCACCTTTCTTCGTTTTCGCGCTATTAGCAGGTGTGGTGGCCAAAATGGCTGACAGCCCTGCGGAGGTCTTTCAGATATTCAGAGGACTGGGCTCCTACACCATCACGGTACTTATAGGTCTGGGTGTGATGCTGTTTGCCTTCTATCCCCTGGTCACGTCCACATTCATCAAGAAAATCTCCTACAAAAAGTTTTTCAAAATCCTGAGCCCGGCTCAATTCCTGGCATTTTCTACAAGCTCTAGCGCAGCTACCCTGCCTGTGACTATGGAGTGTGTGGAAGATGGAATGGGCGTTTCTAAAAATGTATCGAGTTTTGTCCTGCCTATTGGCGCCACGGTGAATATGGATGGCACCAGTCTTTATCTGGCAATCGCCACTGTATTCCTTGCTCAGCTGCACTTTGTGGACCTCTCGCTTTCTCAGCAGCTCGTTATCGTGCTTACAGCCACTATGGGCTCCATAGGTACCGCCGCTGTGCCAGGCGCGAGTTTGGTGATGCTCATCATTATTATTCAGACAGTGGGCTTAAACCCCGCCTGGATCGCCATCATCTTTCCGGTAGACAGAATACTTGATATGACGCGTACGGTGGCCAATATTACAGGAGACGCCACTGTGGCCACACTCATCGCCAGTAGTGAAGGAGAGTTAAGGGCAGAAGATTAA
- the aroC gene encoding chorismate synthase has product MGNIFGKIFSITTFGESHGVAIGVTINGCPAGIPIDMAFIQSELSRRKPGQSKITTQRKEEDEVEILSGVFEGLSTGTPIGLLIRNKDQKSKDYSHIAEKFRPSHADYTYHEKYGVRDYRGGGRSSARETAARVAAGAVAKLMLKEFGISFHAYVSQVGTLKLEKSYEQLDLSKTEDNAVRCPDPEMAQQMFDYIDDVRKSQDTVGGVVTGVIKGVPVGLGEPVFDKLHAELGKAMLSINAVKGFEYGSGFEGIKMKGSAHNDAFYVEDGTVKTKTNLSGGIQGGISNGQDIYFNVAFKPVATIMQDQASIDTQGNEVTVSGKGRHDPCVVPRAVPIVEAMAALVIADFYLIARTNKLRG; this is encoded by the coding sequence ATGGGAAATATTTTTGGGAAGATTTTTAGCATCACCACCTTTGGTGAATCACACGGTGTGGCCATTGGCGTCACCATCAACGGCTGCCCGGCAGGAATACCAATTGACATGGCCTTTATCCAGTCTGAGCTCAGCCGCAGAAAGCCCGGCCAATCTAAAATCACCACCCAAAGAAAAGAAGAAGACGAAGTAGAAATATTATCCGGTGTGTTCGAAGGGCTCTCCACAGGCACCCCGATAGGACTTCTGATCCGCAATAAGGATCAGAAAAGTAAAGATTATAGTCACATCGCCGAGAAGTTCAGGCCATCACACGCGGACTACACCTACCATGAAAAATATGGAGTGCGGGACTATCGCGGAGGTGGGCGAAGCTCTGCCCGTGAGACTGCCGCGCGCGTAGCTGCCGGAGCGGTCGCCAAGCTTATGCTCAAAGAATTTGGCATCTCCTTTCATGCCTATGTATCTCAGGTTGGCACTTTAAAGCTGGAGAAAAGCTATGAGCAACTTGACCTTTCCAAAACGGAAGACAATGCTGTACGCTGCCCGGATCCTGAGATGGCTCAGCAAATGTTTGACTACATCGATGACGTCAGAAAATCACAAGACACTGTGGGTGGGGTGGTCACTGGCGTAATCAAAGGCGTACCCGTAGGGCTGGGTGAGCCAGTCTTCGATAAACTCCATGCCGAATTAGGCAAAGCCATGCTCAGCATCAATGCGGTGAAGGGGTTTGAGTATGGAAGCGGTTTCGAAGGAATCAAAATGAAAGGCTCGGCACACAACGACGCTTTCTACGTAGAGGACGGAACTGTGAAAACAAAAACCAACCTTTCTGGCGGCATACAGGGTGGCATATCCAATGGACAAGACATCTACTTCAATGTGGCCTTTAAACCTGTAGCCACCATCATGCAGGATCAGGCCAGCATAGATACCCAGGGCAACGAAGTAACCGTTTCCGGTAAAGGTCGTCATGATCCATGTGTGGTGCCACGTGCTGTCCCTATCGTAGAAGCCATGGCCGCACTGGTCATCGCCGATTTCTATTTGATCGCCAGAACCAATAAATTACGAGGATAA
- a CDS encoding BatD family protein produces the protein MLKTREGWLGCLMVLIFSLPALAQEKQVEIGDTEIGMNQYFRITIKVENERLKGYTPFPEIEGFVKRGTSSSTSTSFINGRMTSSQSIIQNYQATREGSFQVNGFSMTINDEKIEVPGFTIKVGPPAKQQQRPSNDPFVDPFDVFKNRNSEPTEFIDVDADAFLALTTDKKEVYVGEGFTTTLAFYVAESNRADMRFYDLGKQITEIVKEIKPANCWEENFNIDNINGEPVTINNRAFTQYRVYQASFYPLNQENITFPTVGLKLIKYKVAKNPSFFGRNRQEDFETFYSKPKTVTVKSLPPHPLKEQVAVGDYRLAEKINSLDLKTGESFNYTFNILGEGNISAIEEPRLPETDIFDFYAPNVKQNVTRSGGEVKGTKSFNYYGIPNEPGTYQLGDYFKWIFFNPEKGVYDTLRSQQVLAVTGESRKNEYILSNDMGSFYDGIEFKENTLSSLDDSSWMRIFANVFILAMLALTVLVFIRK, from the coding sequence ATGTTAAAAACGAGAGAAGGCTGGCTAGGTTGTTTGATGGTACTTATTTTTTCATTACCTGCTTTGGCTCAGGAAAAACAAGTGGAAATTGGGGATACAGAAATCGGGATGAACCAATATTTCCGAATCACCATCAAAGTAGAAAACGAACGGCTCAAAGGCTATACCCCTTTCCCGGAGATTGAAGGTTTTGTCAAAAGAGGAACCTCCTCTTCCACCTCCACAAGTTTTATCAATGGCCGGATGACTTCCTCGCAGAGCATCATCCAAAATTATCAGGCCACCCGTGAGGGCTCCTTTCAGGTCAATGGCTTTTCCATGACCATCAACGACGAAAAAATAGAGGTTCCCGGATTCACCATAAAAGTGGGTCCTCCAGCCAAGCAACAACAAAGACCGTCCAACGATCCTTTTGTAGATCCTTTTGATGTATTCAAAAACAGAAACAGCGAACCCACAGAGTTTATCGATGTGGATGCCGATGCCTTTTTGGCCCTCACCACAGACAAAAAGGAAGTATACGTGGGTGAAGGCTTCACCACCACACTCGCCTTTTATGTGGCTGAGTCCAACAGAGCGGATATGCGCTTTTATGACCTGGGCAAACAGATCACCGAAATCGTCAAAGAAATAAAACCCGCCAATTGTTGGGAGGAAAATTTCAACATCGACAACATTAACGGTGAGCCCGTAACCATCAACAACCGCGCCTTCACGCAGTATCGGGTCTATCAGGCCTCGTTCTATCCACTCAATCAGGAAAACATCACTTTCCCCACTGTGGGTTTGAAACTCATCAAATACAAAGTGGCCAAGAACCCTTCTTTTTTCGGGAGAAACAGGCAGGAAGATTTTGAGACGTTCTATTCCAAACCAAAAACTGTAACCGTAAAAAGCCTGCCTCCTCACCCGCTGAAAGAGCAGGTAGCTGTGGGGGACTATCGCCTTGCAGAAAAAATCAACAGTTTGGACCTCAAAACCGGAGAAAGCTTCAACTATACTTTCAATATCCTGGGCGAAGGCAACATCAGTGCCATAGAAGAACCCCGATTGCCCGAGACGGACATATTTGATTTCTACGCACCCAACGTGAAGCAAAACGTGACCCGCTCAGGTGGTGAGGTAAAAGGCACCAAAAGCTTCAACTATTATGGAATCCCCAATGAGCCGGGTACCTATCAGCTTGGTGACTATTTCAAATGGATCTTTTTCAATCCAGAAAAAGGCGTATATGACACCCTGAGGTCGCAACAGGTACTGGCGGTAACCGGCGAAAGCCGGAAAAACGAATATATCCTCTCCAATGATATGGGCTCATTCTATGATGGGATAGAATTTAAAGAAAATACCCTCTCCAGCTTGGACGATAGCTCATGGATGCGAATCTTTGCCAACGTATTTATTTTGGCTATGTTAGCGCTTACGGTCTTGGTTTTCATCCGTAAATAA
- a CDS encoding MOSC domain-containing protein has product MQVVSINLGERQTVRWKRKEVETGIFKYPVNDHITLGYEDVENDHVVDRKYHGGIDKACYLFSADVYPSWKTRYPQLSWDWGMFGENITVMGLDESKIHIGSIYSIGTAVVEVSEPRQPCFKLGIRFGTQKVLKEFIAAGHSGVYLRVITPGKVKAGDQMSLIEEGSDISILDIFQLFYHQHKNPELVHKALELEKLATGARRNLQKL; this is encoded by the coding sequence ATGCAGGTGGTCTCAATCAATCTGGGAGAAAGGCAAACCGTCCGATGGAAACGGAAAGAAGTGGAAACCGGAATCTTCAAGTATCCGGTAAATGATCACATCACCCTGGGATATGAAGATGTGGAAAACGACCATGTGGTGGACCGCAAGTACCATGGCGGCATAGACAAAGCATGCTACTTATTCTCTGCCGATGTGTACCCTTCCTGGAAAACCAGATACCCCCAGTTATCCTGGGATTGGGGCATGTTCGGTGAGAATATTACTGTGATGGGTCTGGATGAATCCAAAATTCACATCGGATCAATCTACAGCATTGGCACAGCGGTGGTGGAGGTTTCAGAGCCGCGGCAGCCCTGTTTCAAACTCGGGATTCGTTTCGGAACACAAAAAGTCCTCAAGGAATTTATTGCTGCCGGCCACTCCGGTGTATACCTACGGGTGATCACACCTGGAAAAGTGAAAGCTGGGGATCAGATGTCCCTGATCGAAGAAGGTAGTGATATTTCTATCCTCGATATTTTTCAACTGTTTTATCACCAGCACAAAAACCCTGAGCTTGTGCACAAAGCCCTGGAGCTGGAAAAACTGGCAACTGGTGCCCGGAGAAATTTACAAAAGCTCTGA
- a CDS encoding PhoH family protein codes for MAKTTIKDKKIFVLDTSVILYAHDSILNFAEHDVGIPITVLEELDTFKKGNDTKNFEAREFTRLLDKLAEGKMLQNWNPLNGKSKGQFKVLMEMNSEVDAHKVFGERKNDHSILNAALTLKQNEKKRQVILISKDINLRLKAKSLDLPAEDYETGKIKNVSTLHTGKYEVDVSSDSIDHLFRMGSIDRKEVLGRKKGIANSYYILKSEKNSVLSHYNAVEKTIDKVDKMPIYGVKPRNAEQTFAIHAMLNPDIKLVSINGVAGTGKTLLALASALEQRRNFKQIYLARPIVPLSNKDIGYLPGDIKSKLNPYMEPLWDNLKFIQNQFKESDKEFRNITEMVNQEKLMITPLAYIRGRSLSNIFFIVDEAQNLTPHEIKTIITRAGENTKIIFTGDIYQIDTPYLDSQSNGLSYLIDRIQGHPMYAHITLEKGERSELANLANELL; via the coding sequence ATGGCTAAAACCACCATCAAAGACAAGAAAATATTCGTTCTGGATACTTCTGTGATCCTTTATGCTCATGATTCTATTCTCAATTTTGCAGAGCATGACGTGGGCATTCCTATCACGGTTTTAGAAGAACTGGATACCTTCAAGAAGGGGAATGACACTAAGAATTTTGAGGCCCGGGAGTTTACCAGACTACTGGATAAGCTCGCCGAGGGCAAAATGCTTCAAAACTGGAATCCACTCAATGGGAAGTCCAAGGGACAGTTTAAAGTACTCATGGAGATGAACAGTGAGGTGGACGCCCATAAGGTATTTGGCGAACGCAAAAATGATCACAGCATCCTCAATGCCGCCCTGACCCTGAAGCAAAACGAAAAGAAGCGACAGGTGATTCTGATCAGCAAAGACATCAACCTGAGGCTCAAGGCCAAATCGCTGGACCTGCCGGCTGAAGACTATGAAACCGGGAAAATCAAAAATGTAAGCACCCTGCATACAGGAAAATATGAAGTAGATGTGTCCTCGGACAGCATCGATCATCTTTTCAGGATGGGGTCTATAGATCGTAAAGAAGTACTGGGCAGGAAAAAAGGCATAGCCAACAGTTATTATATTCTGAAAAGTGAGAAAAACTCTGTGCTCTCTCACTACAATGCTGTAGAAAAGACCATCGATAAGGTGGATAAAATGCCTATCTACGGAGTGAAGCCACGCAATGCAGAACAGACCTTTGCGATACATGCCATGCTGAATCCGGACATCAAACTGGTGAGCATCAACGGAGTGGCCGGAACCGGAAAAACCCTCCTGGCACTGGCGTCTGCGCTGGAGCAACGGCGAAATTTTAAACAGATCTACCTTGCCCGCCCCATCGTGCCACTGAGCAATAAAGACATTGGATACTTGCCCGGCGACATCAAATCCAAACTCAACCCTTACATGGAGCCGCTTTGGGACAACCTGAAGTTTATCCAGAACCAGTTTAAGGAAAGTGATAAGGAATTTAGAAACATCACCGAGATGGTCAATCAGGAGAAACTTATGATCACCCCCCTGGCATATATCAGAGGTAGGAGCTTGTCCAATATTTTCTTCATTGTGGACGAGGCTCAGAACCTTACCCCGCATGAGATCAAGACCATCATCACCAGAGCCGGCGAAAACACTAAGATCATCTTCACCGGGGATATTTATCAGATTGATACGCCCTACCTGGACTCCCAAAGTAACGGACTTTCGTATCTGATTGATCGCATACAGGGGCACCCGATGTACGCCCACATCACGCTGGAAAAAGGTGAACGCTCAGAGCTGGCCAACCTCGCAAACGAACTGCTTTAG
- a CDS encoding helix-turn-helix domain-containing protein, whose product MELHEIKRLIYGGESDLVEFKRKIAHPEKVIREVVAFANTKGGHLFVGVDDDRSIVGCKYAEEEDFLLQKAIRELCRPSIAFEVHTFQLTEKRGLLHYHILPGKKKPYYAFEKKQHRYGKAFVRVGDRSIQASPEIRKILKFNNQPQDTHFAYGLNEKLLFNYLNENEKVTVNQFRELTGLDYPSASHTMVQMVIANVLKIIPREQEDWYMAVE is encoded by the coding sequence ATGGAATTGCATGAGATCAAACGACTGATCTATGGCGGTGAAAGTGATCTGGTAGAGTTCAAACGTAAGATTGCCCACCCTGAAAAGGTCATCCGGGAGGTAGTGGCTTTCGCCAATACCAAGGGAGGACATTTGTTTGTAGGGGTGGACGATGACCGGTCCATCGTGGGGTGTAAATATGCAGAGGAGGAAGATTTTCTCCTCCAAAAAGCCATCAGAGAACTCTGCCGTCCGTCCATAGCTTTTGAAGTGCACACATTTCAGCTCACCGAGAAGCGTGGGCTACTGCATTACCACATTTTACCAGGCAAAAAGAAACCGTACTACGCTTTTGAAAAGAAGCAACATCGCTACGGGAAGGCCTTCGTACGCGTGGGTGACCGTTCCATACAGGCCAGCCCCGAGATCAGAAAGATTCTGAAATTCAACAATCAGCCACAAGACACCCATTTCGCCTATGGGCTGAACGAAAAGCTCCTTTTCAACTACCTCAATGAAAACGAAAAAGTCACCGTCAATCAATTTAGAGAACTCACCGGTCTGGACTACCCATCTGCCTCCCATACCATGGTGCAAATGGTGATCGCCAATGTACTCAAAATCATCCCCCGTGAGCAGGAAGACTGGTACATGGCGGTAGAATAA
- a CDS encoding magnesium chelatase → MNYTEIPANKLLSIKTLGALKNTGYEPLTIKEELRKNLIANFQKKHNVFEGIWGYEDTVIPDIERAILAKHNINFLGLRGQAKTRIARMMTLLLDEYIPCVAGSDLNDDPMRPISKFAKDAVAEHGDDTPIHWMHRSDRYTEKLATPDVTIADLIGDVDPIKAASLKLPYSDERVIHYGLIPRSHRCIFVINELPDLQARIQVALFNILQEGDIQIRGFKLRLPLDVQFVFTANPEDYTNRGSIVTPLKDRIDSQIITHYPKSIEIGKKITQQEANIEKSQSEQIGVFDLMKDLIEQVAFEARESEYVDAKSGVSARLTISAYENLISAAERRLLVNNEKKTFVRVSDLIGVIPAITGKVELVYEGEQEGPGIVAQNLVGKAIRKQFINYFPDPESNRKQKEGKNPYQKITDWFGDGNMVDVLHDYSAAAYEQELMQIPGLEQLVSDQHGKQPKEFKLFLMEFALHGLAEYSLLSKHKLERGMQFKDLLSSMFSMPEGEDEEEDY, encoded by the coding sequence ATGAACTACACAGAGATACCAGCCAATAAACTCCTAAGCATAAAGACATTGGGAGCGCTGAAAAATACGGGGTACGAGCCACTCACCATTAAGGAGGAACTCAGAAAAAACCTGATTGCCAACTTTCAGAAAAAGCACAACGTGTTTGAAGGAATCTGGGGGTATGAAGACACGGTCATCCCTGACATAGAGCGGGCCATTCTTGCCAAGCATAATATCAACTTTCTGGGACTCAGAGGGCAGGCCAAAACCCGAATCGCCAGAATGATGACCCTCCTCCTCGACGAATACATCCCCTGTGTGGCCGGCTCTGACCTCAATGATGACCCCATGAGGCCCATCTCAAAATTTGCCAAGGATGCAGTGGCTGAGCACGGTGATGATACGCCCATCCATTGGATGCACAGAAGTGACCGATATACCGAAAAGCTGGCTACACCCGATGTGACCATCGCGGATTTGATTGGCGATGTAGACCCCATCAAAGCCGCGAGTCTGAAACTGCCCTATTCGGATGAGCGGGTGATTCACTACGGACTCATCCCTCGATCACACCGATGCATTTTTGTGATCAATGAATTACCTGACCTCCAAGCCAGGATACAGGTTGCGCTTTTCAACATCCTACAGGAGGGCGACATCCAGATCAGAGGATTCAAACTTAGGCTCCCGCTAGATGTACAATTTGTTTTTACAGCCAATCCTGAGGATTATACCAACCGGGGAAGTATTGTCACCCCTCTGAAAGACCGTATCGACAGTCAGATCATTACACACTATCCCAAATCCATCGAGATTGGTAAAAAAATCACTCAGCAGGAAGCCAACATCGAAAAAAGTCAGTCGGAACAGATCGGGGTTTTCGATCTCATGAAAGACCTGATCGAGCAAGTGGCTTTTGAAGCCAGGGAAAGCGAGTACGTAGATGCCAAAAGTGGTGTTTCAGCCAGGCTGACCATCTCCGCTTACGAAAATCTGATCAGCGCCGCGGAGCGAAGACTTCTGGTCAATAATGAGAAGAAAACATTTGTACGGGTTTCCGACCTCATCGGGGTGATCCCGGCCATTACCGGCAAAGTGGAACTGGTCTATGAAGGCGAACAGGAGGGCCCGGGCATAGTGGCGCAAAATCTTGTCGGAAAAGCCATTCGTAAGCAGTTTATTAACTATTTCCCTGATCCTGAAAGCAACAGAAAACAGAAAGAAGGGAAAAATCCGTATCAAAAAATTACTGACTGGTTTGGTGATGGCAACATGGTGGACGTGCTGCACGACTACTCCGCCGCTGCCTATGAGCAAGAACTCATGCAAATCCCCGGTTTGGAGCAGCTGGTGAGTGATCAGCACGGTAAACAGCCCAAAGAGTTTAAGCTGTTCCTGATGGAATTTGCCTTGCACGGTCTGGCTGAGTACAGCCTCCTCAGCAAGCACAAACTAGAGCGCGGCATGCAGTTTAAGGACCTCCTGAGTAGTATGTTTTCTATGCCCGAAGGAGAAGATGAAGAGGAAGATTATTAG
- a CDS encoding VWA domain-containing protein — protein MIGQRFTEYIPEKNPEQSTFDNLLNVFLQLMVITAGDVAEALSWLTNLDRQYNISNAEYGIGDFIEDLKAKGYITDDNQKGEFKLTAKSEQTIRKSALEEIFGKLRKSGKGDHHTRHSGRGDEISSDFREFQFGDSPEQIELTESLKNAQINHGFGDFMLTEGDLEVREREFKTQTSTVLMIDISHSMILYGEDRITPAKKVAMALAEMITKKYPKDTLDIIVFGNDAWQIEIKDLPYLNVGPYHTNTVAGLELAMDLLRRRKNKNKQIFMITDGKPTCLKEGIKYYQNSFGLDPKILNKTLNLAAQCRRINIPITTFMIASDPYLQQFVREFTEVNSGNAYYSSLQGLGHLIFEDYKKNRRKNL, from the coding sequence ATGATTGGCCAACGATTTACCGAATACATCCCTGAGAAAAACCCCGAGCAAAGCACCTTTGACAACCTGCTCAATGTCTTTCTTCAGCTCATGGTGATCACCGCGGGAGACGTGGCTGAGGCCCTGAGCTGGCTTACCAATCTGGACAGACAGTACAATATCAGCAATGCAGAATACGGGATTGGGGACTTCATTGAAGACCTGAAAGCCAAGGGATACATTACTGATGACAATCAAAAAGGGGAATTCAAGCTCACCGCAAAGAGTGAGCAAACCATCCGGAAAAGTGCGTTGGAAGAAATTTTCGGAAAGCTCAGAAAATCCGGAAAAGGCGACCACCATACCCGGCATTCCGGACGTGGTGACGAGATCAGTTCAGACTTCAGAGAATTTCAGTTTGGCGACAGCCCGGAGCAGATTGAGCTCACGGAAAGTCTCAAAAACGCGCAGATCAACCATGGATTTGGTGACTTCATGCTCACAGAAGGCGACCTGGAGGTGCGGGAGCGCGAATTCAAAACTCAAACCTCCACCGTGTTGATGATAGACATCAGCCATTCCATGATCTTATATGGAGAGGATCGCATCACCCCTGCGAAGAAAGTGGCCATGGCACTTGCGGAAATGATCACCAAAAAGTACCCCAAGGACACACTGGACATCATCGTGTTTGGCAATGACGCCTGGCAGATCGAGATCAAAGACCTTCCCTACCTGAATGTAGGCCCCTATCACACCAATACAGTTGCCGGACTGGAACTAGCTATGGATCTCCTGAGAAGGAGAAAAAACAAGAACAAACAGATCTTTATGATCACTGATGGCAAGCCCACCTGCCTAAAGGAAGGAATCAAATACTACCAAAACAGCTTCGGACTGGATCCAAAAATCCTGAACAAAACCCTTAATCTGGCGGCCCAATGTCGTCGAATCAACATTCCCATTACCACTTTTATGATTGCTTCTGATCCCTACCTCCAGCAATTTGTCCGGGAGTTTACGGAAGTAAACAGTGGCAATGCCTATTACAGCAGCCTTCAGGGATTGGGCCATCTGATTTTTGAAGACTACAAAAAAAACCGAAGGAAAAACCTTTAA